The proteins below come from a single Leptospiraceae bacterium genomic window:
- a CDS encoding encapsulin, whose product MANVISENDLKQIERTLYTPKESELVARKILRVNTNFSRSASSIGYRWYTRTGSAKILAAGGSAKDIPFVGEDGGEKTQKVYDIVTGIRYDWKEILATQGLAGRTDLPSVRLDMLRPESARRAIAELENKLVLVGDSAYGIQGLLNATGIISEDVADGAVGVGAAKKLWSNKTPKEILRDLSTARTKAKQKGLFNPDTLVLPPDQFDLLDQPYADNSVMTIRNWLTSQGVTFPRIISARELGKDYNGFSTVDCLLVMDSTPEVAEIAVTAELELRAPVYDILGNSEQAVLQSLAGAMIRHPSAIYVGKGI is encoded by the coding sequence ATGGCTAATGTAATTAGTGAAAATGATTTAAAACAAATCGAGAGAACTCTCTACACTCCCAAAGAGTCCGAGTTAGTCGCTCGTAAAATTCTTCGAGTGAACACAAACTTTAGCAGATCGGCTAGTTCTATCGGCTATCGTTGGTATACTAGAACTGGCTCTGCTAAGATTCTAGCAGCTGGCGGGAGTGCAAAAGACATTCCTTTCGTTGGCGAAGACGGCGGGGAGAAAACCCAAAAGGTTTATGACATCGTTACCGGTATCCGCTACGACTGGAAAGAGATTCTTGCCACTCAAGGGCTTGCTGGTAGAACTGATCTTCCGAGTGTAAGACTTGACATGCTCAGACCAGAGTCTGCTAGACGTGCAATCGCCGAGCTTGAGAACAAACTCGTATTAGTCGGTGACTCTGCGTATGGTATTCAAGGATTACTTAATGCCACTGGAATTATCTCTGAGGATGTTGCCGATGGTGCGGTTGGTGTTGGTGCGGCTAAAAAACTTTGGTCTAACAAAACTCCTAAAGAGATTTTGAGGGATTTGTCTACTGCTCGCACAAAGGCAAAACAAAAAGGGTTATTCAATCCGGATACTCTTGTGTTGCCTCCTGATCAGTTTGATCTTCTCGATCAACCTTATGCGGATAACTCCGTTATGACGATTCGTAACTGGCTTACCTCGCAAGGTGTGACATTTCCTAGAATCATCTCTGCTCGTGAGCTTGGGAAAGATTACAACGGTTTCTCTACCGTGGATTGTCTCCTTGTTATGGACTCTACTCCTGAGGTTGCCGAAATCGCCGTTACCGCAGAATTGGAATTACGCGCTCCTGTGTATGACATTCTTGGTAACTCCGAGCAAGCTGTTCTACAATCTCTCGCTGGTGCTATGATTCGTCATCCAAGTGCCATCTATGTAGGGAAAGGGATATAG
- a CDS encoding DUF2213 domain-containing protein, which translates to MENRFEYRFDRADVVSYSDENGFLRAKVRLTKPGVYNYTLGDGTTRKEAKLPEEIFHPAFLKSLDGIPITDGHPYEHGGLVTGDNYNSLIKGIITNPRVEDGFVVADETLFDPALIASVKAGEKREVSLGLKARQVAVTGDYSGARYDSVQTEMKANHVAHVVKGRVDNARIVLDGIEYGIQQGEISMAENATQETEPGWVKGFLDKIVSIFDSADSKKVVVADSADKGTFDTLANRSKLLSDRTQSAIATYQPAVVLDAASYEKRIAELEKTIQDITNGISLKLDEAVARDGIVDAVKAVLPEADLKGKSNTEIKTLLVKSVLPDVKLDSAELIDVYYNASLELAKAKAKLNPGKVEVKQDEADIAALKNKRLNLYQEVK; encoded by the coding sequence ATGGAAAACAGATTCGAGTATCGTTTTGATCGGGCTGATGTGGTTTCGTATTCTGATGAGAATGGGTTTCTACGGGCTAAGGTGCGTTTGACTAAACCTGGTGTGTATAACTACACGCTTGGAGATGGAACCACTCGCAAGGAAGCTAAACTGCCAGAGGAAATTTTTCATCCTGCGTTTTTGAAATCGCTAGATGGAATTCCTATCACTGACGGTCATCCGTATGAACATGGCGGGCTTGTCACTGGGGATAATTACAATTCGCTTATCAAGGGGATAATCACAAACCCCCGCGTGGAAGATGGATTTGTAGTTGCCGATGAAACTTTGTTTGATCCTGCGTTAATCGCAAGTGTCAAGGCTGGTGAGAAGCGGGAAGTCTCTCTTGGTTTGAAAGCTAGACAAGTAGCGGTTACGGGTGATTACTCTGGAGCGCGTTATGACTCTGTGCAAACTGAGATGAAAGCAAATCATGTAGCGCATGTTGTCAAGGGTCGTGTGGACAATGCAAGAATCGTTTTAGATGGTATTGAATATGGAATACAACAAGGAGAAATTTCTATGGCAGAAAATGCTACACAAGAAACAGAGCCAGGATGGGTGAAAGGATTTTTAGATAAAATCGTTTCTATCTTCGATAGTGCGGACTCGAAAAAGGTAGTCGTTGCAGACTCAGCGGATAAGGGCACATTCGATACGCTTGCGAACAGAAGCAAGCTACTCAGTGACCGGACTCAAAGTGCAATTGCAACTTATCAGCCTGCGGTTGTTTTGGATGCTGCGTCTTACGAGAAAAGAATTGCTGAGTTAGAGAAAACGATTCAGGACATTACCAATGGTATTAGTCTGAAACTCGATGAGGCTGTGGCGCGGGATGGAATTGTCGATGCGGTTAAGGCTGTTTTGCCTGAGGCTGACTTGAAAGGCAAATCTAACACCGAGATCAAAACTCTTTTGGTTAAGAGTGTTTTGCCTGACGTGAAGCTGGATAGTGCGGAGTTGATTGACGTGTATTACAATGCGTCTCTCGAACTCGCTAAGGCGAAAGCCAAACTGAATCCTGGCAAGGTCGAAGTGAAACAAGACGAAGCCGATATTGCCGCTCTCAAAAACAAAAGACTCAATCTTTATCAGGAGGTAAAGTAA